The following proteins are encoded in a genomic region of Hippopotamus amphibius kiboko isolate mHipAmp2 chromosome 8, mHipAmp2.hap2, whole genome shotgun sequence:
- the LOC130859196 gene encoding protein TFG-like translates to MKGPPSAPAEDRSGTPDSIASSSSAAHPPGVQPQPPPYTGAQTQAGQSEGQMYQQYPQQACYGTQQPQAPPQPTQQYGIQYSAGYSQQTGPQQPQQFQGYGQQPASQAPAPAFSGQPQQLPAQPPQQYQASSYLPQTYTTQTSQPTSYTVAPASQPGMALRQPGAYQPRPGFTPPPGSTMTPLPSGSNPYARSRPSFGQGYTQPGPGYR, encoded by the coding sequence ATGAAAGGGCCACCCAGTGCTCCTGCAGAAGACCGTTCAGGAACTCCCGACAGcattgcttcctcctcctccgcaGCTCACCCACCAGGAGTTCAGCCACAGCCGCCACCATATACAGGAGCTCAGACTCAAGCAGGTCAGAGCGAAGGTCAGATGTACCAGCAGTACCCTCAGCAGGCGTGCTACGGCACTCAGCAGCCACAGGCGCCCCCGCAGCCGACGCAGCAGTACGGTATCCAGTATTCAGCAGGCTATAGTCAGCAGACTGGACCCCAACAACCTCAGCAGTTCCAGGGATACGGCCAACAACCAGCTTCCCAGGCACCGGCGCCTGCCTTCTCTGGTCAGCCTCAGCAACTGCCTGCTCAACCGCCGCAGCAGTACCAGGCGAGCAGTTACCTTCCACAAACTTACACTACCCAAACTTCTCAGCCCACCAGTTACACAGTGGCCCCTGCCTCACAACCTGGAATGGCTCTACGCCAACCCGGGGCTTATCAACCAAGACCAGGTTTCACTCCACCTCCTGGAAGTACCATGACCCCTCTTCCGAGTGGGTCTAACCCTTATGCACGTAGCCGTCCTTCTTTTGGTCAGGGCTATACCCAGCCTGGACCAGGTTATCGATAA